The following proteins are co-located in the Dromiciops gliroides isolate mDroGli1 chromosome 2, mDroGli1.pri, whole genome shotgun sequence genome:
- the LOC122739001 gene encoding 10 kDa heat shock protein, mitochondrial-like, whose product MAGQAFRTFLPLLDRVLVERSTAETVTKGGIMLPEKSQGKVLQATIVAVGSGAKGKRGEIQPVSVKVGDTVLLLEYGGTKVVVEDKDYFLFRDSDILGKYVD is encoded by the coding sequence ATGGCAGGGCAAGCTTTTAGaacatttcttcctcttcttgacCGAGTTTTGGTTGAGAGGAGTACAGCTGAGACTGTTACCAAAGGAGGTATCATGCTTCCAGAAAAATCTCAGGGAAAAGTACTACAAGCAACGATAGTAGCTGTTGGATCAGGAGCTAAAGGAAAGCGTGGAGAGATTCAGCCAGTTAGTGTAAAAGTTGGAGACACcgttcttcttctagaatatggTGGCACCAAAGTCGTTGTAGAAGACAAGGACTATTTCTTATTTAGAGATAGTGACATCCTGGGGAAATATGTGGACTGA